GTAGAGCATGTTTGTCTTTTAGTATTTCAAGTAGTTGTTCAGCTTCATCTTCTGACAGGAAGCGTGTTCGCCGGTTGTCCATTTTAGGCATTTTGATTTTTTTGACTGGATTATCGCCTTTAAAGATGTCTTGCTTCTTGGCAACATTATATACCTGTCGCACAGTAGCCAACACATATTGTATTGAGCGTGGGCTGAGATTTTTTTCTGCCATATTGGATTTTATTCGTAACCGTCCAGACGGCTGCACCTTACAACGGGGATTGAATATGCTATATTGCTTTGTCTTTTGGCATTTCCCATG
This genomic window from Maridesulfovibrio ferrireducens contains:
- a CDS encoding tyrosine-type recombinase/integrase, with product HGKCQKTKQYSIFNPRCKVQPSGRLRIKSNMAEKNLSPRSIQYVLATVRQVYNVAKKQDIFKGDNPVKKIKMPKMDNRRTRFLSEDEAEQLLEILKDKHALPYIIALVSLYGGLRAGEIINLEWKDLNFAESMILIRDSKNGLSRHAFMTKQVKKELRELRKQIDPSQKPVFSATEGKK